The genomic window ATGGATCCTCAGAAAACATAATTGAACTGAAACAGGGCGAGTAGTCCTCGGGAAATGTGACGTGCATTGCCTCAAAGATGACGCAGAGAGTAATCAGCACGTTTTATAAGTCGGACGCTCGCTTTACCAAAGCGGGCCCACACACTTTAaaaaggttgcactcacacttaAATAATGAAGAAAGAACCAGTTAAGAAGTTCCAACTTGTgcatatcgttagcctcatggCATAATTGCCTCAGTCATATACAAAGGTTCAGCTTGTATTTATCGTAAAAAATGCAGACgtaggcagatagtgattatggaatcTAAAAATTGCtttgattggcttaggatatagtAAATAGGATTAGTTCAATGAGGCACAGAGACTCAGCAGCCCTAGGAGAGAAGAGTCAGGTTTGAaatcacaatttggccaaaatatgacttaggcaattatgctGTGAGGCTAACGACATGTAACACACAAGAAGGCTAATCGTCCGCTGAGGTGGAGCTCCGGCCAGAGGCTAACTGAGCGCTGTAGTGTGTTCGTTGGGGCTAGCGGCGCTTCAGCAAACCGCGCGTGCGTACTTATTTAAAAACGCATGTGCGCACCTCCCCGAGGCACTGTGGTGAAGCAACGAGGCGcaaaagcaaaataaacaaagaaacgAGTCGTTGCTTACTTGGAACTCTCCGTGGCTTCCTTCAGCTCCTCGTcaagcctgggggggggggggtgagaggtggAGCGACGTCAGCATAAATACAGAGATTGATACGGACTGGGATGCACagggggagcgggggaaacgGCGTGGTCGGCCAAGCTCACCTAATGATGCATTCTGGGATATGGACGTACTCCATGGGGATTAATTCTCGGAGCTCATCCAGGCTGTTCACGTATTTGATCTTGTTGCTGAACTTGGTGCTGTGATaggaacggagagagagacatacgcacacacaaacacacacacacacacacacacacacacacacacatggaaacatgcacgtgtgcacatacacacaaaggcacacaaacacacacatgaacacaccatGTTCACTCGATTCAATTGATAAGTGAATTTAAATCAGCTATGCATGTAATGTATACACCCTGGACATCTTCTATGATAACAGTGGTTTTGAAGTCGATATTGTGTGCGGTTTAGAGAAAAGCAGAGGAGTTTACCTGATGAAGGGCCGTGTGATGGCCAGGATGGTTCTGATGAACCACGACGGATGAACAATGATGAAGGATTTCAAATTCTTCCTGAGTCTGCAGACGACATAAAGGAGCAGGTGTCAGAATATGAGAGGGGACGGATGGTACGGTGGTGAATAGGTTGTTCCAGTCCCAGGGGAAACCCAATGCCCTGCAGCCCAACTCTATGCGACAGTTTGAGCGAAACGCTCAGCCAATCTCTGccccttgatgacctgtctctgcactgtACCCCTTATAGGCTGGTGTTGCGTGAGAAAGGCCTTGTTTATCAGTGTCATTATGTACTTGTAACTGACTCGGCAAAAGAAGCGTAATAAGCACCTAATTATGCTAATGGTACAGTTTGAAAACAATTTGAGGCCATGCACTGATGGATGCAATGGATTGGACCAACCGTCTGTCAATCATCTGATAACATCTCTTCAGCCAACCGAGGCCGGGCATTCTCCGGTGGGGCGTGGCGCCGTTCAGGTACACGATCATGTAGTCCTCAGCTACCATCAGCTCCAGTGTACTGATGACGTACctagaaaacaacaacaaaatacatcTTCTTACAAACTCAATAGGCCTTTCGTTTAAAAGGGTGTTCAACTAAGGGTTTATGATGATTAGAACTTCCCATCCACAGTTTTTAGAAGTGTGTTAATAtgtgtatgagtttgtgtgtgtgtgtgtgttgatgagtgtgtgtgcgttttcttGAGTGCGTTATTGTGAGCATGTTGATGTAtgaatgcgtgtgtatgtgcattcaTGTCTTTTGCGttgatgtgtatgcgtgtgcgtgtgagtgtttgcgttcatatatgtgtgtgtgtgtgtgtgtccgtgtgtgtctctcacagAAAGAGGTTCTCCATGACTTCGTGGTAATCTTCGCTATCGCTGTCTGGCAGGAAGCAGGCGGCAAACACTATGATGGCGTTAACTCCGTTGCCATAGTAACCTTGACGACATTGTTGAAAAGTAGGGAAAAGAAAGCACAGAGAAAtcgttttattttaatttttatactgtatacagtatatatatatatatatatatttctatagatATAATTAGATCCTACAGACTTGTAAGCCTCCGATAAAagatctatatatacatatatatatatttatatgtatataggaTATATCTTTTATCGGAtcgaaaaaatatttatatatatatagaaatttTCCTAAAATACAGTATATCATTCTAGCCTTGAGATAAAAGACCCATACACATTTATCTTAACGTACGTCATTCTCACCATACAGTACGTCGACGAAACCTCGACAAACGGCACAAAGCCAGGGTGACTTGTGTCGttccatgagtgtgtgtgtgtgtgtgtgtgtgtgtgtgtgtgtgtgggagtcacCTCCGTGGGAGATGACCTTCTGGTAGGGCTCGATGCTCTTCATGTTGATGCGGTGCTCCTGCTCCCCGATGACCACGGCCCGCCACAGCTGGCCCTCCTGCCGCTCCTCCTCCGCGCTGCACGTCGGGATTGGCTCCACCGGCTCCCTCGCCCCGCTCCTATTGGCTGCTCGGGGATCTGGTTAAAACAAACACCCCAAAACACAACCTTGTCATCGTGTCTCGAGGGACTACATATTGTTGAGATGGTTTATGCTTAACATCCCGAGGGGTTGGTGGTTTGGgagaatataatattataatattaaatGATCCATAAATATTTTTGCATTAAAGTcttggtaaatggactgcatttatatagcgcttaacaATAGTGCCtgacattcagccattcatgcacaaaccgacggcggcgtcagccatgcaaggcgacagccagctcgtcaggagcagctaggatgaggtgccttgctcagggacacctcgacactcggcaaggaggagccgggaatcgaactagcaaccttgccaTCACcggccaacccgctctacccaGTGGCAGTTCTACGGGGGGGGGCGCCACTATAgccaattccccacacaatgttataTACTTCTTTGAAAACCGCCTCGCggcccttttttattttttactgctcgtggcgccccccatgtgatttggcgccccccacaaatatggcgCCCTGGGCGGCTGCCTGCTTCGCCCGTGCCCAAAAACCGCCActggctccacctcctgagctacttcCGCAAAGAGAAAGACGACAACATTAGCTTAGCTAACAAGCTTAAACCCTCTATGTGTGGCGCTTTTAATTCCTGGACGCagtggcccctgggggcccctaTTGGGGGGTCCGGGCCGGCGACGCTGACCCACCGTCCCAGTCCATCTCATGGTCGGTGTAGTCCAGGTTATCGCCCTCGTCCGGCGTGTCAAGGTCGTCCACGTCGATGTCAAGGTCGTCGGGGGTCTCTCCCAGCTCGTCCTCGCTCTGGTCCAGGGAGAGGCTGATGGGGGGGGCGGACAGCTTCTTCCTCTGGgccggccctcctcctcctcccccttgcaGGGGGAGCGAGGTTGGAGGGGCTACGGGgaacattatatattatgaTCATATGTATACATAGATATAGCATAGATGGTGCAATCATCTTTAGTTTCAAAGGAACGATGAATCACAATTGGTTCTGATACATGGCGGGTATTGCTgatataaatgtatgtatgtatgtctgtatgtctatgtatgtatgtatgtatgtatgtatgtatgtatgtatctatctatctatctatctatctatctatctatctatctatctatctatcgatctatctatctatctatctatcttccaTCTCTATCGCtgagtaattattttttattatggtCTATTCCGCTTATACCACAGTTACCAACAATTACTATTAGATATAAGTCACTCTCATtaaaatgatattattattattattccggtGACATTGAATATCCTTCTGTGGAATCTGAGCGCATTGTTTTTTAGGGTGGTCAAGCAACATCCCGTCGATATCATTTCAGTTGACTATTGTTCCCCAACATTGAATTTGACGCACATCGATTTGGAACCATTAAAGGGAAGAGCGTGCCGTTACTGACAACGAAAAAAGAGAAGACTCATGAATAACTACAAGCAACTCAATCCAATAAGGAACCTTGGAGCGAGAAAAATATAGAACCATCTCTCAGGTCAGCGAGAGTACTTTGGTGGGGTCTCACCTGGTCTAGAGTCTCTGTCAGCGGTGCTCATCTTACACTCAGGAGGCAGGCAAACATCACCTGGAAGAACCTGTCAAGGGTCAATGTTTCCTGTTTATTGGTCATGCGAGCACATGAAGGAAGATGAGAAGGCCGGCAATTTGAGACATCCTCGACAGTGTAAAGTAACTAACAAAGCGCAAGATTAAAATAAGTCATCAAATAGGGGGACTAAAATCATGAAATGTGATCAGGATGGCGTAATCCGTTGGTGATGAAATAGGGATATAGTGTGAGGTGGGATTATTCTCTAGGGATGAGGTCACACACTCTGGTGAGTGTGTGACGGATGACAGTGGCGTGTCAGGTCTACGCTCCCTTCAAATTCATCATGGACTCAGCATACTCAAAGAGGCGCaccgcactgacacacacacgcacgcacacacactcacaaacacacacacagatgaacacgCTTAGgaagacagacacactcaaGAACACGCACAAACTTCAAATCACTCATTGCTGACTTGTGGGGACCAAGgtgcagactcacacacacacacacacacacacaaatataaggTAGAAACACCCTAAACACAACCTTAGGGTCCTCAGACGATGACCTTCCTCAAAAAGGGTGTACAACGAGGATAATAATACAGATATAACATCATAATAATACCAATTATGTTTATTGCTTTGTAGGCTACACAACACTCCTGATTTAGtagatacaaacatacattcgATTAAATAAACGAAGCAGTTCTTTAGGAACTTTAAAGCAACGATTATATTGACACAGTTTGTCTTGAAAAGATTTTAGTTTAAAAGTTGTAATGTGGTATAACACCATTTCTGTGATCGTTTCTTGCCTTGCCTATGATGACTTCATTGTATCAAATGTAAAAAATTTGGACCATGAGGAATAgagttttggttgttttatatctatacacatacacacagagactcaggcccacacacaaacacaaaaaaaaaaacacgcctCTGCTGTTCAATTCAAATGTCCAGTCTTGGACAGGACAGAGAGTCAGCTCTGATGCAAATTTCCCATGGGTCACAGGCACGTAAGGACAGAAAGCCGACTTCCTCTCTGGGGAAACGGCTGCCAGATTGTAGAGAACAGGACTGTCTTAGCGAAACCACAGACAAGacaacaacataaaaaatcTAAGATTTATTGAtggcgatgatgtcatgttgTTGGTGTCATCTGTGAAAAGAAACGAGCCAACCAACCCAtccaggggaggaggggtggatggaggggggggggggggggagtcagcaTCAGCTGTTCCCTCCATCCTCCATGGAGGGATAACAACTAACGTCATCACATCTCTATTAGGACCACTGTGCCGAGACTAgcagcccctccccctacctccatcctctctcttcctgtctcccccggctagaaaagagagagagagagagagagagagagagagagagagagagagagagagagagagagagagagagagagagagagagagagagagagagagagagagagagagagagagagagagagagagagagagacccttccATCCCTTTTCCCCCCTCCTTATTGCTATTTTCTCCAAATCAAACATCATTTTATTTGACTCACCGCTGCTGCACAGGAACTGCTGACCTgctttgattcagagcatggaCCGGCTCTCCCAGCTCCCTTTGCCTAATCTTTTCTTCCCGTCTCTCCGCAGAGATGCTCGGCTTACAAACAGCTCGCAGGTTCCACCATTTTGTGGTCACATGATCTAGGCTATGACCAAATAAGGGCAATCACCTGCTAGAATGGCTCTGCACAGTCTCAAAGAAGCAGTGCGTTGGCACAGtatatggagagggagagagagcgataatGTTGATTGTGAGCTAGTTGAAGTTTAAAAGATTCAAGCGTACggtttattaataaaaaaaatgataaataTAATATAGTAGGCTATTTATAGCATACCCTTTAAAATCTTATAATTTATAGGCCTAACGCAATTTCCTGAAACGCTGAACAGCGTCTTTCACCAGTGAGCGTCATTAATCAAACCATTGATAAAAACACCATAGGCCGCGGACACGTATCCGTCCATCGAAATCAAATGTTCAGTATAACTAATGGGGTAAAAAGCGAAGTATACGGACCGTTCTGTACCTTACCTCTTTCTGTCTTGGTAATtgaaccccctccctccccgccccGAGGTTGCACGATAACAAGAGTCTAGTGTAGTTCCCTCCCGTTTGGTACAAAGGTCGCACCTGCCGGCCAAATCGGCCACACCCCCAAAGCTTTTAGGTAAATCTGACACGCTGTATCTATCCGCTGGTCATCAATTGTAGCTGGATCTATCATACACAGTAGCTTCTGatgattgtttttgtttaaaaaacaaaacatttgtaTGTATACCAGGACATGAATtgttaaaatatttattaaatgataaagtaaaaaaatgtgCAACCATTACATTTGAtcataaagcaaaatgaaaataatctaAACTGAAACTCCCGTCCTAAAACACCTACTTATAAAATACTTTAACGagtatttttcttttcattgtTCATCCTGGCACTTTTTGTCTATTGTACTTTGTGATGCTTAAAAATAGCACTtggcatcgtgtagcatcttatcctagctatgtaagtgcttggcacttgttgtatgaacatccttacgacagcaatacatttttgtttctctttctcctgacaaatgtacttattttaagtcgccttggataaaagtgtctgcaaaAATGctctaaatataaatgtactaCATTTTGTTCCTCTAATAAATATTTATAAGGAACACAGGAAGGAAGTATATACCCTACATTGCCAAGAAGTCTTTAAGGCAAGTAAGTCTTTAAGGCAAGTATGGTGCATCCTTATCTCCTCG from Gadus macrocephalus chromosome 4, ASM3116895v1 includes these protein-coding regions:
- the prune2 gene encoding protein prune homolog 2, producing MSTADRDSRPAPPTSLPLQGGGGGGPAQRKKLSAPPISLSLDQSEDELGETPDDLDIDVDDLDTPDEGDNLDYTDHEMDWDDPRAANRSGAREPVEPIPTCSAEEERQEGQLWRAVVIGEQEHRINMKSIEPYQKVISHGGYYGNGVNAIIVFAACFLPDSDSEDYHEVMENLFLYVISTLELMVAEDYMIVYLNGATPHRRMPGLGWLKRCYQMIDRRLRKNLKSFIIVHPSWFIRTILAITRPFISTKFSNKIKYVNSLDELRELIPMEYVHIPECIIRLDEELKEATESSKINSFLLGPEPSASRTQNKPDEAGVSPS